TGTCGGCCGGCTCGGCGCGATCGCGGGCTCGTTCGTCGGCGCGCTGGTGATGGCGAGCGCGATGGGGTTGTCGGGTGTCTTCATGCTGCTGATCGCACCGATCGTCTGTGCCGCCGTCGCGATCGGCGCGATGGGGCTGCGTTACGCGCGTGCCGGCGGCTATGCGAAAGCCGTCGAATAAGCGCGAGCCGTCACATTCCCCATGCAACGAGGAGACACCGATGCAGACGTCGGCAAGCCGCCGCCGCGCGGCCATGATTTTCGCGGTATTGAATGCAGCGGCCGCAAGCGCCGCGCATGCACAGAGCAGCGTGACGCTGTACGGCAGCCTGGATGCCGGCGTTGCGTACGTGAACAATCGCGCGGGCAGCCCGCAGGCCGCGATGCTGCAGGGCGTGATGCAGCCCGACCGCATCGGCTTCCTCGGCAACGAGGAACTGGGCGCCGGCTGGCGTGCGGTGTTCCGGCTCGAGAACGGCTTCGCGACCAACACGGGCGCGCTGATGCGCAGCGGCACGCTGTTCAACCGGCAGGCCTACGTCGGGCTGTCGTCGGAGCGGGCCGGCACGATCACGCTCGGCCAGCAGACCGCGTTCAACTATGACTGGCTCGCGCCGATGGGCAACGGCTTTCAGTCGTCGAACCTGCTCGCGGCCCACCCGGGCAACCTCGACGGGCTGGTCGAGACGACGTCGGCGCAGGAGAGCAACGTCGTGAAATACCGCTCGCCCGCGTTGTACGGGTTGAGGGTCGGACTGTTGCTCGGGTTCGGGGGCGTGCCCGGCAATTTCTCGAGCGGACGCATCGCGGGAGCAGGCATCGATTACGTGAACGGATCGTTCGGGCTCGCCGCCGCGTACGTGAACGAGCACGACCGCGCGCTCGGCCCGATGCTTGGCGATACGACTGCGGGCCTCGGCCTGTCGACGTTCCAGGGGCGTCCGGCGCTGTCGTATGTGGCCGACAAGGTCGAGAACGCGGGCATCGGCGCGCGCTACGACTGGGGCACCGTGCGGCTGCACGCGCTGTACACGTACGTGAGGCTGAAGGCCGGCGCGCAGACGGATTCGTATCGCACGTTCGATGCGGGCGCCACGTGGCAGGCGACGCCGGCCAATGCGGTGGCGGGCGGGATGTCGACGACGTCGTTCATCGGCCGCCGCTATCTGTCGGCTTCGCTCGGCGACGTGTATGCGTTGTCGAAGCGCACGCAGGTCTACCTGCATGCGGTTGCGCAGCAGGCGACGGGGAGCGCGGCGGCGCGCGCCGCGATCTTCGCGATCGGTGCGTCGGGCACGCAGCGGCAACTCGCGATCGTGGCCGGGATTCATCATCTGTTTTGAGTGGGGGGGGCGGTGCGTCACTCGGCCGTGTCGTGGGCACGGTGCCGGCAAGCAAGGGGGCACTGCTCGTCAAGTGTGCGGCGCGGTGTCCTACGAGCTCGTAGAAGTTTCGTTCTCGTCAAATTGACTGCGCCTATGTGCGTCACTAAATTGGGCGGCTCGTCGTTCGCTCCGGGTTCCGTGAGCAGAACGCTGCAATGCAATCAGCGTGTGCGGGCAGCCGGTGCTGCCCGCTTTTTATTTCACCGCGACGCCGGTCCGGTACCGGGCTGATCGATGTCGGTGCAGTCGAATAGGCGGCAGGGAGACACCGAACGATTGCGGGTCGGCGGCACATCGAGGAGGCAACAGCATGACCCGACACAAGGTTGTCGTTGCATCGCCAGTCGCGACGCAAACGCTGCTGGGTGACATTCGGGCATTGATCGAAGCGGCGCGGCAGCGTACTGCCTCGGCAGTGAACAGTGAGTTGACGATGCTCTACTGGCGCATCGGTCAACTCGTTCACACCCAGATCCTGTCGGGCAAACGGGCCGACTACGGCGAGGAAGTGCTACCGACCCTGGCGGCACAATTGACGAAGGATTATGGCGGTAGCTTTGCCGTGAAAAATCTGCGCCGCATGGTGCAGTTTGCTACCACCTTTCCGGATGAACGGATTGTCGTATCGCTGATACGACAATTGAGCTGGACGCACTTTGTTGCGTTGGTCCCGCTCAAAGACCCGCGTCAGCGTGACTACTACGCGCAGATGGCCAGCGTGGAACGCTGGAGCGTCAGGACGCTGCGCGAGCGTATCGACTCGATGTTGTATGAGCGCACTGCACTCTCCCGGAAGCCGGATGCATTGATCGCGGAGGAGCTGGCAACGATGCGGGATGCGCAACGTATGTCGCCCAGCCTGATCATGCGCGATCCCTATATTCTCGATTTCCTTGGTCTGCGCGACACCTGGCAGGAAGGCGACCTGGAGACCGCGATCATTCGCGAAATGGAGTCCTTTCTGCTGGAGCTTGGCGCAGGCTTCACTTTCGTCGCCCGGCAGAAGCGCATCCAGATCGACGACGAGGATTTCCACCTCGATCTGCTGTTCTATAACCGGAAGCTGCGACGGCTGGTTGCGGTCGAGTTGAAAGTCGGTGAGTTCAAGGCCGCGTACAAGGGGCAGATGGAACTGTATCTGCGGTGGCTCGACAGGCATGAGCGAGAGGCGGATGAAGCACCACCTCTTGGGATCATCCTCTGCACCGGCAAGAAATCAGAGCAGATCGAACTGCTGGAACTGGACAAGTCCGGCATCCACGTTGCGGAGTACCTGACCGCTTTGCCGCCGCGAGCGGTGCTGACGGAGCGACTGCAACAGGCGATGCAACGGGCACAGTTGCAGATCCGGCCACGCAATTCGGTACGGAACACGTCCTGACGCGTTCCGTACCTTCGTTGTCACCCCCGCCGCGCCACCAGCTCCGACACCGTCTGCGCGGCCTGCTGCAGCGGCCCGAGAAACTCCTTCACCATCTGCTTCGCGGTATGCCGCTGCGCGTTGCCGCTGATGTTCATCGCCGCGATGATCTGCCCACGCCGGTTGCGGATCGGCGCGGACAGCGACATCAGGCCCACTTCGAGCTCCTGGTCGACCACGGCCCAGCCCTGCTGGCGCACCTGCGCGATCGCCGCCTTCAGTTCGCCGAGGTCGGTGATCGTGCGCGGCGTATGCGCACGGATGCCGCTTTGCGCGAGCGTTTCGTCGAGCGCGTCATCGTCGAGCGCCGACAGCAGCACGCGGCCCATCGACGTGCAGTACGCGGGCAGCCGGCTGCCGATCGACAGGTTGATCGTCATGATCTTGCGAGTCGGTACCCGCAGCACGTAGACGATCTCGGTGCGGTCGAGCACGGCCGCCGAGCAGCTTTCGTGAATCTGCGCGGACAACTGCTCCATCACGGGATCGGCGAGATTCCAGAACGGCATCGACGTGAGGTACGCGAAGCCGAGCTCGAGGATCTTCGGCGTGAGCCGGAACAGCCGGCCGTCGGCTTCGACGTAGCCGAGCGTCTGCAGCGTGAGCAGGATCCGGCGCGCACCCGCGCGCGTGAGCCCGGTGGCCGAGGCGACCTCGGTGAGTGTCTGCTCCGGACGGGCCGCGTCGAACGCGCGGATCACCGCGAGGCCGCGTGCGAACGACTGGACATAGGAGTCGCCGGGTTTCGTCTGAGTGTCTTCGGTTGTCATGAGCGATGGGAATATCGTGCAGCCGAGAAGATAGCGCATGGGGCCTGACACGCCAACCGCCCGGCGGACCGGGCGCTTGACAGGTCGTCCCCGCACTCCCTATGATGCGTTGAACGTTCGATACACGATCTTATGTTCGTATATAGAACATTTAAGCGCATCCCGGCGGGCAATGCAAGGGGCGCGCCCTGTTCATTCCCCAGCCTGTCCTGGGAGCGGAGACACTGATGACCGAAGCTTTTCTGTGTGATGCGATCCGTACGCCGATCGGGCGCTACGGCGGTGCACTGTCCGGCGTGCGCGCCGACGATCTGGGCGCAGTGCCGCTCAAGGCGCTCGTCGAGCGCAACCGCGACGTCGACTGGACGGCGATCGACGACGTGATCTACGGCTGCGCGAACCAGGCCGGCGAGGACAACCGCAACGTTGCGCGCATGTCGGCGCTGCTCGCTGGGCTGCCGCAAGGCGTGCCGGGCTCGACGATCAACCGCCTGTGCGGTTCCGGGATGGATGCGGTCGGCGTGGCCGCCCGTGCGATCAAGTCCGGCGAGGCCGCGCTGATGGTCGCGGGCGGCGTCGAGAGCATGACGCGTGCGCCGTTCGTGATGGGCAAGGCTGCGAGCGCGTTCGCGCGCCAGGCCGACATCTACGATACGACGATCG
This window of the Burkholderia lata genome carries:
- a CDS encoding porin → MQTSASRRRAAMIFAVLNAAAASAAHAQSSVTLYGSLDAGVAYVNNRAGSPQAAMLQGVMQPDRIGFLGNEELGAGWRAVFRLENGFATNTGALMRSGTLFNRQAYVGLSSERAGTITLGQQTAFNYDWLAPMGNGFQSSNLLAAHPGNLDGLVETTSAQESNVVKYRSPALYGLRVGLLLGFGGVPGNFSSGRIAGAGIDYVNGSFGLAAAYVNEHDRALGPMLGDTTAGLGLSTFQGRPALSYVADKVENAGIGARYDWGTVRLHALYTYVRLKAGAQTDSYRTFDAGATWQATPANAVAGGMSTTSFIGRRYLSASLGDVYALSKRTQVYLHAVAQQATGSAAARAAIFAIGASGTQRQLAIVAGIHHLF
- a CDS encoding PDDEXK nuclease domain-containing protein, whose protein sequence is MTRHKVVVASPVATQTLLGDIRALIEAARQRTASAVNSELTMLYWRIGQLVHTQILSGKRADYGEEVLPTLAAQLTKDYGGSFAVKNLRRMVQFATTFPDERIVVSLIRQLSWTHFVALVPLKDPRQRDYYAQMASVERWSVRTLRERIDSMLYERTALSRKPDALIAEELATMRDAQRMSPSLIMRDPYILDFLGLRDTWQEGDLETAIIREMESFLLELGAGFTFVARQKRIQIDDEDFHLDLLFYNRKLRRLVAVELKVGEFKAAYKGQMELYLRWLDRHEREADEAPPLGIILCTGKKSEQIELLELDKSGIHVAEYLTALPPRAVLTERLQQAMQRAQLQIRPRNSVRNTS
- a CDS encoding IclR family transcriptional regulator; protein product: MTTEDTQTKPGDSYVQSFARGLAVIRAFDAARPEQTLTEVASATGLTRAGARRILLTLQTLGYVEADGRLFRLTPKILELGFAYLTSMPFWNLADPVMEQLSAQIHESCSAAVLDRTEIVYVLRVPTRKIMTINLSIGSRLPAYCTSMGRVLLSALDDDALDETLAQSGIRAHTPRTITDLGELKAAIAQVRQQGWAVVDQELEVGLMSLSAPIRNRRGQIIAAMNISGNAQRHTAKQMVKEFLGPLQQAAQTVSELVARRG